The sequence CCAGCGCCCGTGGCGGCCAGCTTTTGCTGGGCGTTGGAGGCGGCAATCTCCGCTTCGCGCAGGGCCTGCCGGGCCTGCAGATAGTCCTGCTCGGCCGAGATTTTTTCCTGCCACAGCTGCTTTTCACGCGCATAGGTGGTGCGGGCCAGGGCCAGGCGCTGGCTGGTAGCCTGCAGCTCGCTGCGCTGCTCGGAGACGGCTGCGCTGCTGAGCACGGCCAGCACCTGCCCCTTCTTCACGGTCTGGCCTAAATTGGCCGGCACGGATTCGGCCACACCTGCCACGCGCGGTACCACATGGGCGGTGCGGTCTTCGTTGAAGCGGATCTCGCCGGGCAGTTGCAGCATGGTGCGCACGACGGCAGAGCCGGCCTCTGCGGTCTGTATGCCTGCCGCCTGGGTGCGCTGTGCATCCATGGGGATCAGGCCTTCATCCTCGTCATGTCCCGCTTCGGCCTGCGGTTTGGGTGCAGGCACGGCGGCCTCTTTTCCCTTTTCATCGTCATGGTGCTCGCCATCGGCGTGCCCGTCTTCATCCTGGTGGTCCCCATTTTTTGGGGTGCCGTGGTGCTCAGTATCGGCATGGCCGGCCGCCTCGGTATGGCCATGGCCGTCGTCGCCGGCATTGCTGCTGCCGCCGCTGTCGGGACCACTGCGCAGAATGAGTACGGCAGACAGGGCGCCGATGGCCAGGATGACGGCAATGGCCACCCGGGTGCGGCGGGAGGCCTGGGGCGCTGGATTTTTTTCGTTCATGGTGGTGGCGATGTGGAAAGTTAGCGGCCTGTGGTGAGACCCAGCAAACGGTCGATTTCGGCCGCCGCACGGTGGGTGGCCAGCAATTGGTCGAGGTACTGGTTGCGCATGTCGAACCAGGAGCGCTGGGCATCCAGCACATCGAGGTAGCTGAACTTGCCCAGGGCAAAGCCCTTGCTCGCGGCCTCGTAGGCCGCCTGGGCCGTGGGCAGTACCTGCGTGGAAAGCTGCGAGGCCTGCTGGCGGCTGGTTTCCAGGGCCTCACGTGCGGCATACAGCTGGGCTTGCAGCTCCAGCCGGGTGGCCTGCAGGCGGTCTTCGGCCTGGTCCGCCAGGCGCAAGGCCTTGAGCTGGTTGCCTCGGTTGCTGTCCAGCAAGGGCAGGGGAATGGAGACGCCGAAAACGATCTGGTTGCGGGCCGTCTCCTGGGCGCGTTTCACGCCCAGGCTGAGCGTGGGGTCGGGCACGCGCTTGGCGCGTTCCAGATCGGCCGTGGCACGGCTTTGCTCCAGCACGGAGCGGGCCTGCTGCAGGGCAGGGGCCTGCTCCAGCCCTTCTTGCAGCACCTGGGCATCCGGCACCGCGGGCAGGGCGTCCAATGTCCCTTGTGCCTCGGTGAATGCGGGAGCGTTCTCCCCTATCAGGCTCTGTATGTGTTGGCGTGCCACCCTCTGTGTGGCCTGGGCCTGGGCCTGCTCCAGCAGGGCACTGGACTCGGCCACGCGCGCACGGTTTTCCTCCAGCGGGGCTGCCTTGCCGGCCGCCACGCGTTTGCCTGCGGCCTCGCGTGCGCTGCGGGCAATGTCCAGTGTTTGCGCAGCCAGGGCCGTGCGCTGCTGAGCGGCCAACAAGCCAAAGAAGGCCATGCGCACATCGGCCAGCAGACTGGCTTTGGCCGCATCCAGTTCGGCCTGTGACAGGTCGCGCTCTTTTTCGGCGGCGCGCATGCGGGCTGCGCGTTTGCCGTTGATCTCCAGGGTCTGGCTCCACTGCACGGTGCTGCTGCGTGTGCTGCTGCGGGTGTCCTCCTGGGCGTAGGAAAGCTCGGGGTTGGGCCGGGCGCGGCTTTGCAGCATGGCGCCGTCGCTGGCTTCCAGACCGCGCTGCGCGGCGCGCAGGCGCGGGTGCTGGCTTAGTGCCTGGGCCGCAGCCGCTTCCCATGTCAAGGGGGAGGCGGTCACTGCGCTGCCGGGCTTTTCCTGCGCCATGCCTGCCACGCCCGTCAGGCCGAGACAGGCCAGCAACAAGGCATGGCGCAGCACATCGGTGGGGCGGCAACTGCGATGGGGCGAGGCGAAAATCATGGATGAAGCTCCTTGCCGGGCAACATCCATCGTCTGCCGGGCTTGCGGGTGCCCGTGTGAAAAGAGGAAAGCGGGTGGGCCTGGCCACTCTAAAAAAATGCGGCCTTCGCCATCCTGACCGCCAGATGACAAATATGTCATTTTCAAAAAGCGGCGGCCTATCCCAAAATCGCGGGCATGAAACTCTTGGTCGTGGAAGACGAAATCAAGCTGGCCGATTACCTGGCCAAAGGCCTGGCGGAAGAAGGCTTTGTGGTCGATGTGGCCCACAACGGCATCGACGGCCTGCACCTGGCCTGCGAGCTGGACTACGACCTCATCGTGCTCGACGGCATGCTGCCGGGCATTGACGGGCTGGCCGTGCTGGCGGCGCTGCGGCAAACCAAGTCCACGCCGGTGCTGATGCTGACGGCACGGGGCCAGGTCGAGGACCGGGTCAAAGGCCTGCAGGGCGGCGCTGATGATTACCTGGTCAAGCCTTTTGCGTTTTCAGAGCTGGTGGCGCGCCTGCATGTGCTGTTGCGGCGCAGCGGGCCGGGGGCCGCGCAAGCCATCCCCGAAGCGACCACCCTGCGTTTGGCGGATCTGGAGCTGGACCTGATCCGCCGCCGCGCCATGCGTGCAGGGCAGCGGCTGGAGCTCACGGCCAAGGAGTTCAATCTGCTGAGCCTGCTGCTGCGCCGCCAGGGTGAGGTGTTGTCGCGCACCGAGCTGGCCTCGCAGGTCTGGGACATGAACTTCGACAGCGAGACCAATGTGGTGGAAGTGGCCGTGCGGCGCCTGCGGCTGAAGCTGGACCAGCCGTTTGCACAGCCGCTGCTGCACACCATACGCGGCATGGGCTATGTGCTGGAGTCGCGCACGCCATGAAGCCCATGCTCCCCGCTTCCGCAGCGCCGGTGCCGCATCTGGCCCGGCGCCTGGCTCGCGCACTGGCCTTGCAAACCATTGTGGGCCTGGGCCTGGTCTGCGTGGTGGTGTATCTGGCCATTGCCCTGACCTTGAAGGACCGTCAGCAAGATGCCCTGGACCACAAGCAAGAAGCCATAGAGCATCTCTTGGGTGAAAGCCGTGGCACCCATTCGCCGGAAGCCTTGACGCATATGCTCAACGACTTTCTGACGGGCCACGACGAGCTTTCGCTGCGCATTGCATCGGCCTCGGGAGACCGGGTGTACGAGCTTTTGCGCCAGCCCGAGAATGCGGACCGCAGCACCTCGCGCCGGTTCGCGGTGGAGGTGCCTGTGGCGGATGGCGGTGTGCGGCCCATGCAGGCCGTGCTGTGGCTGGACCAGCGACCCGATGACCGCCTGCTGCGCCATCTGGCCTGGACATTGGGCCTGGCCGCCGTGGCGGGCGCCTTGCTGGTGTCGCTGGCCAGCACCTGGCTGGTACGCCTGGGCCTCAAGCCCTTGCGCTCGCTGGTGGAGCAGACGCGAAGCCTGTCAGCCCAGGAGCTGCACCGGCGGCTGGACGACAGTCACCAGCCCAAGGAACTGCGGCCATTGATCTCGCAGTTCAATGCACTGCTGGACAGGCTGGCCGTGGCCTACCAGCAGATGGAGGCCTTCAATGCCGATGTGGCCCATGAGCTGAATACGCCCCTGACCACCTTGATCAGCAGCTGCGAGCTGGCCTTGCGCAAGCCCCGTGGCGCGGCCGAGCTGCAAGAGATTCTGGCGTCCAATCTGGAAGACTTGCAGCGCATGGCCGGCATCGTGGCCGACATGCTGTTTCTCTCGCATGCAGACCGCGGCGCAGAAGCCCGGCGCAGCGCGGTGCCCAGCCTGGCGGCCCTGGCGCAGGAGGTGGCCGAATTCCATGAAGCGGCGTTGCAGGAAGCCCGGCTGCAGGTGCGCATAGAGGGCGATGTGGCCGCATCGGTGGATGTGCGCCTGCTGCGCCGTGCGCTGTCCAACCTGTTAGGCAATGCCACGCGCTATGCACAGCCTGGCTCCACCGTGGTCATCGAGATAGGGGTCCAAGCTGCCCCCAGAGGTGCGGAGCCTGGGCCTTGGGCGCACCAGCATTTGCAGGTGGCCGTGCGCAATGCCGGTGCGGGGATTGCAGCCCTGGATTTGCCGCGTATTTTTGACCGTTTCTATCGCGCCGAAGTCGCACGCTCTCACGCCGATCGCAACCATGGTCTGGGCCTGGCCATCGTCGCCGCGATTGCACGCATGCATGATGGAAAAGCCTTTGCGGAATCGGCCCACGGTGAAACCCGTATCGGTCTTTTGCTGCCGATGTCGTGAATCTGTCCAGCCATTGGCATGGCCGTCAGGGTGGGCAGCGAGCAGGTCGACGGAGTGCGGCAAAGCGCTGGTGTGCGGCGATCTAGGGTAATTGCTGATTCGCCGTATATCGCCCTGGCTTCTAGAATTTGACACACGATTTACCGCGACCAGATACAGGAATCCATCTGCCAGTGCTGCCAGATGCGTTCCGAGCAATGAAGCTCAAGTCAGTTTTCTGACTTGGGCTTTTTTTGTTTTTGGCACTCCCACCGTCTTGTTTTGCACAACCTCTTTCAGAGGTTGGGCTGATGCATGCCTGTGCGAGCCGGGTGTCTGCCTGCGGCTTCGTCAGCCGCCGCTGTTGTACAGCGGTTTTCAACGCAGCGCTCTCATGCAGGAGGCGGATTCCATGGATACCAACATTTCCCGACGCAAAGTAGTGGGTGCAATGGGGGGGGCTGTTCTGGCGGGTGCCGGAGCAGGTGTTCCGGGCTTTGCATGGTCGCAGGAGACGGTCAAGCTGGGCTTGCTGCATTCGCTGTCGGGAACGATT comes from Comamonas sp. GB3 AK4-5 and encodes:
- a CDS encoding efflux RND transporter periplasmic adaptor subunit; translation: MNEKNPAPQASRRTRVAIAVILAIGALSAVLILRSGPDSGGSSNAGDDGHGHTEAAGHADTEHHGTPKNGDHQDEDGHADGEHHDDEKGKEAAVPAPKPQAEAGHDEDEGLIPMDAQRTQAAGIQTAEAGSAVVRTMLQLPGEIRFNEDRTAHVVPRVAGVAESVPANLGQTVKKGQVLAVLSSAAVSEQRSELQATSQRLALARTTYAREKQLWQEKISAEQDYLQARQALREAEIAASNAQQKLAATGAGASAGPGGGALNRFELRAPFDGVVVEKHLAVGEAVQDTTQVFTISDLRSVWAEMRVAATDLPAVRVGEKATVKATAFASSATGDVAYVGALIGQETRTAPARITLPNPDGLWRPGLFVNVELTASSQTVPLAVATPAIQRMDAKQSVVFVPVPGGFRAQPVRLGRADAQSTEILEGLKPGQTYVTEGSFMLKAELGKATAEHTH
- a CDS encoding heavy metal response regulator transcription factor, which gives rise to MKLLVVEDEIKLADYLAKGLAEEGFVVDVAHNGIDGLHLACELDYDLIVLDGMLPGIDGLAVLAALRQTKSTPVLMLTARGQVEDRVKGLQGGADDYLVKPFAFSELVARLHVLLRRSGPGAAQAIPEATTLRLADLELDLIRRRAMRAGQRLELTAKEFNLLSLLLRRQGEVLSRTELASQVWDMNFDSETNVVEVAVRRLRLKLDQPFAQPLLHTIRGMGYVLESRTP
- a CDS encoding heavy metal sensor histidine kinase, whose translation is MLPASAAPVPHLARRLARALALQTIVGLGLVCVVVYLAIALTLKDRQQDALDHKQEAIEHLLGESRGTHSPEALTHMLNDFLTGHDELSLRIASASGDRVYELLRQPENADRSTSRRFAVEVPVADGGVRPMQAVLWLDQRPDDRLLRHLAWTLGLAAVAGALLVSLASTWLVRLGLKPLRSLVEQTRSLSAQELHRRLDDSHQPKELRPLISQFNALLDRLAVAYQQMEAFNADVAHELNTPLTTLISSCELALRKPRGAAELQEILASNLEDLQRMAGIVADMLFLSHADRGAEARRSAVPSLAALAQEVAEFHEAALQEARLQVRIEGDVAASVDVRLLRRALSNLLGNATRYAQPGSTVVIEIGVQAAPRGAEPGPWAHQHLQVAVRNAGAGIAALDLPRIFDRFYRAEVARSHADRNHGLGLAIVAAIARMHDGKAFAESAHGETRIGLLLPMS
- a CDS encoding TolC family protein, translating into MIFASPHRSCRPTDVLRHALLLACLGLTGVAGMAQEKPGSAVTASPLTWEAAAAQALSQHPRLRAAQRGLEASDGAMLQSRARPNPELSYAQEDTRSSTRSSTVQWSQTLEINGKRAARMRAAEKERDLSQAELDAAKASLLADVRMAFFGLLAAQQRTALAAQTLDIARSAREAAGKRVAAGKAAPLEENRARVAESSALLEQAQAQATQRVARQHIQSLIGENAPAFTEAQGTLDALPAVPDAQVLQEGLEQAPALQQARSVLEQSRATADLERAKRVPDPTLSLGVKRAQETARNQIVFGVSIPLPLLDSNRGNQLKALRLADQAEDRLQATRLELQAQLYAAREALETSRQQASQLSTQVLPTAQAAYEAASKGFALGKFSYLDVLDAQRSWFDMRNQYLDQLLATHRAAAEIDRLLGLTTGR